In Symmachiella dynata, the following are encoded in one genomic region:
- the hemE gene encoding uroporphyrinogen decarboxylase encodes MTTPELQNSRFMRAARREPVDTTPIWLMRQAGRYMPEYMAIRNKVTFLELCKRPDLAAEVTLVARERLGVDAAILFADLLPILEPMGLNLEYAKGEGPVIHNPLSSPSDVDRCHELEDMEALGFVFEAVKLIRRDLPADIPLLGFAGAPFTLASYAIEGGGSRNYIHTKQWMYSDPAAWNTLMQRLSNSVARYLKAQIAAGCQAVQIFDSWAGCLSPDDYRQYVLPHTKALIDALPKDVPVINFLTGNPALLPLLREAGGQVIGIDWRIGLAEAWDIVGHDVAVQGNLDPVSLMADTKVLRKRTQDVMNAAAGRPGHIFNLGHGIMPQVPVENAIALVDMVHELGAAGPS; translated from the coding sequence TTGACTACTCCCGAACTTCAAAATAGCCGGTTTATGCGCGCTGCTCGCCGCGAACCGGTCGACACGACCCCCATCTGGCTGATGCGACAAGCTGGACGGTACATGCCCGAATACATGGCCATCCGGAACAAAGTCACCTTTCTGGAATTGTGCAAACGCCCCGACTTGGCCGCCGAGGTCACGCTCGTCGCCCGGGAACGCCTAGGAGTCGACGCAGCGATCCTGTTTGCCGACTTGCTCCCGATTCTGGAACCAATGGGCCTGAACTTAGAATACGCCAAGGGCGAAGGCCCCGTGATTCACAATCCGCTCTCGTCGCCGTCCGATGTCGATCGTTGCCACGAGTTGGAGGACATGGAGGCGCTTGGCTTCGTTTTCGAAGCGGTCAAACTCATTCGCCGCGACCTCCCGGCTGACATTCCGCTACTTGGTTTCGCCGGTGCTCCGTTTACATTGGCTTCCTATGCGATCGAGGGGGGTGGCTCGCGGAATTACATTCATACCAAACAGTGGATGTACTCCGATCCAGCCGCTTGGAATACGTTGATGCAGCGGCTGTCCAACAGCGTTGCGCGGTATTTGAAAGCACAAATCGCCGCCGGCTGCCAAGCGGTCCAAATATTTGATAGCTGGGCCGGTTGCCTCTCCCCGGACGATTACCGGCAATACGTCCTGCCACACACCAAAGCCCTCATTGATGCGCTGCCCAAAGACGTGCCGGTGATCAATTTCCTGACCGGCAATCCCGCGCTGTTGCCACTACTACGCGAAGCGGGTGGACAGGTCATCGGAATTGATTGGCGGATCGGACTGGCCGAAGCCTGGGACATCGTCGGCCACGACGTCGCCGTCCAGGGAAATCTTGATCCTGTCTCGTTGATGGCGGATACAAAGGTTTTGCGCAAACGGACGCAAGACGTGATGAATGCTGCTGCAGGACGTCCCGGCCATATTTTCAATCTGGGACACGGAATCATGCCGCAAGTGCCCGTGGAAAATGCGATCGCGCTGGTGGATATGGTCCATGAATTGGGAGCCGCCGGGCCGTCATGA
- a CDS encoding LysM peptidoglycan-binding domain-containing protein: protein MNRELKVPAALAIMLLGFAAMVLWCGKSQDDAGAETAHEDFSDIDAEILDRPHTPHLTGLESPSDAPAAPNADETAAEDEGWLSWLNGTDAADADLVSDNKQTATDAASESKQHSPRNQKLITSRPVESGNTLGRVAENAGDDAEMWVSNLGDDDLSQEAFGSNTAIPAPIQSETPSVVTTDRQPRHNEGWDVVAPSVAEELKQHPIRPQVTQQRTYIIQPGDTLSRIAAKFLDGSHRAVDIYEANRDVLANPNQLRVGTKIVIPNRHVAPAKPIVKPNGPVAENPSASRSERSSSRDSLFVPVSSRPLGNVVRDSSGHSEAGTTQTAAPREYKVRRGDSLERIAVKFYGSRRKALDIFRANAEHLSSPNAIREGMTLKLP from the coding sequence ATGAATCGTGAACTTAAAGTACCCGCAGCATTAGCCATAATGCTTCTGGGGTTCGCAGCCATGGTCCTTTGGTGTGGTAAATCTCAAGACGATGCGGGCGCTGAAACTGCGCACGAGGACTTCTCTGACATCGATGCAGAAATCCTGGACCGGCCGCACACGCCGCATCTCACGGGGCTTGAAAGTCCTTCCGATGCGCCGGCGGCTCCGAACGCCGATGAAACCGCTGCAGAAGATGAGGGGTGGTTGAGCTGGTTGAACGGGACCGACGCGGCAGATGCGGACTTGGTCTCCGACAACAAACAGACCGCAACCGATGCTGCAAGCGAATCGAAACAACACTCTCCCCGGAATCAGAAACTGATCACCTCGCGCCCGGTTGAAAGTGGCAATACGCTCGGCCGCGTCGCTGAGAATGCCGGAGACGACGCTGAGATGTGGGTGTCGAACCTTGGCGATGATGATCTGTCGCAAGAAGCGTTCGGAAGCAATACCGCGATTCCAGCGCCCATTCAATCGGAAACGCCGTCGGTGGTCACCACTGACCGGCAACCGCGGCATAATGAAGGCTGGGACGTCGTCGCTCCGTCAGTCGCTGAGGAACTGAAGCAGCACCCGATTCGTCCGCAAGTGACTCAACAGCGAACCTACATCATTCAGCCGGGAGATACCTTATCGCGCATCGCTGCCAAGTTTTTAGATGGCAGTCATCGCGCGGTCGATATCTACGAAGCAAATCGCGATGTCCTCGCCAATCCCAATCAACTCCGCGTGGGAACCAAGATCGTTATCCCCAATCGCCATGTTGCGCCGGCAAAACCGATCGTGAAACCCAACGGCCCCGTCGCTGAGAATCCGTCAGCCAGCCGCAGCGAACGCTCCAGCAGTCGGGATTCGCTGTTTGTTCCCGTTAGCAGCCGTCCACTGGGAAATGTAGTCCGCGATTCGAGTGGTCATTCGGAGGCTGGTACGACGCAGACAGCTGCGCCGCGAGAATACAAAGTGCGACGTGGTGATTCGCTAGAACGGATCGCCGTGAAATTCTACGGTTCGCGACGCAAGGCTCTCGACATCTTTCGCGCAAACGCTGAGCACTTGTCCAGCCCCAACGCAATCCGCGAAGGAATGACCCTTAAACTACCCTAG
- a CDS encoding P-loop NTPase: MNDQARVLRGLVDQQESDAIVVPHGRSLRARTIAITSGKGGVGKSNLALNMAIALRQSGAEVCVLDANLGLGNIDVLCHENSYWNLSHMVSGVRTLAEICRTGPAGVRVIPGAGGLVDVADCPERVQKKMLSQLVELEHSHDYLIIDTGSGIDRRVRRFLESADVVLVITTPEPTSIADSYATIKALMSSPEIPVLEAVVNQARSREEATRILERIGETSRLFLQTEVGAGGFVPYDTAVPEAVNLQTPFLLHAPRCPASRAIEQLARRIKNISRVKQSRGDFFSRIWPSRPREAAQAS, from the coding sequence ATGAACGACCAAGCACGCGTGTTAAGAGGTCTGGTCGACCAGCAAGAAAGCGATGCCATCGTGGTCCCGCATGGCAGGTCGTTGCGCGCACGGACGATTGCCATCACCAGCGGTAAAGGAGGGGTGGGCAAAAGTAACCTCGCGTTGAATATGGCAATTGCGTTGCGGCAATCGGGGGCTGAGGTTTGCGTGCTGGATGCGAATCTGGGGTTAGGAAACATCGACGTCTTGTGTCACGAAAACAGTTATTGGAATCTTTCACACATGGTCAGCGGGGTCAGGACGTTGGCCGAGATCTGTCGGACGGGGCCGGCTGGTGTGCGGGTCATCCCGGGAGCAGGTGGCTTGGTCGACGTGGCGGACTGTCCCGAGCGGGTGCAAAAAAAGATGCTGAGCCAGTTAGTCGAGCTTGAGCACTCGCACGATTATTTAATCATCGATACCGGGTCGGGCATCGATCGCCGTGTGCGGCGGTTTTTGGAATCCGCCGATGTTGTGCTCGTCATCACGACGCCCGAGCCCACCTCGATTGCTGACTCATACGCTACAATCAAGGCGTTGATGTCGTCGCCGGAGATTCCGGTTTTAGAAGCGGTCGTCAATCAGGCGCGCAGTCGTGAGGAAGCGACGCGGATTTTAGAACGGATTGGCGAGACATCGCGGTTATTCCTACAAACTGAGGTGGGGGCCGGGGGCTTCGTTCCCTATGACACGGCTGTTCCCGAAGCGGTCAATCTTCAAACACCATTTTTGTTACATGCGCCCCGTTGTCCTGCCAGTCGTGCGATCGAACAATTGGCTCGCCGAATTAAGAACATCTCACGGGTCAAACAATCCCGCGGCGATTTCTTTTCTCGAATCTGGCCGAGTCGTCCGCGCGAGGCGGCACAGGCATCTTGA
- a CDS encoding SGNH/GDSL hydrolase family protein, protein MIRTRLADLKHLIYAVLALLILVVLGEVGLRIYDSYTGQITRSDIFDQGIVHRSWTTHHALKPSETQQSPTVGETPGVTVRINSLGLRGDEIVVPKPPGVYRIVCLGDERTLATEVPEEETFAGQLEALLQQYTRQRVEVVNAGVPGYCPLLSYLQVKHQLAALQADVFVMNFDMSDVADDYHYRRMTAMSRDGLPLNCTHPKLLPAPNTGASPDCELLLLLQWGKRTASELVADNIGDGEADNISVATGRYAWLKDDPPDWSPYIEQSMEPLQQLKTLTRGLFADLLVAAGPVPWQICPTASGGEALRNEIGVPVGTHCASRRPFQILADYCQQETITMCDTSPAFQASDVPATLFQEETLGYSREGHRLYARELAKRILRNSAGIWERPQSSSNSQPAPQATTHRDPRSTPQ, encoded by the coding sequence ATGATCCGAACTCGGCTAGCAGATCTCAAACATCTCATTTACGCGGTGTTGGCGCTACTGATTCTTGTAGTGCTTGGCGAGGTCGGGTTGCGCATATACGATTCCTATACGGGGCAGATCACGCGGAGTGATATCTTCGATCAAGGGATCGTGCACCGATCTTGGACGACGCATCACGCTCTCAAGCCGTCCGAAACACAGCAATCGCCAACGGTGGGCGAGACTCCGGGAGTTACGGTCCGCATTAACAGTCTAGGGCTGCGGGGAGACGAAATCGTCGTGCCCAAGCCTCCTGGCGTGTATCGGATTGTTTGTTTGGGGGATGAACGAACGTTGGCCACTGAGGTTCCGGAGGAAGAGACTTTTGCCGGGCAGTTGGAAGCGCTGCTGCAACAATACACGCGACAACGCGTAGAGGTCGTCAACGCGGGTGTCCCGGGCTATTGTCCATTGCTGTCGTATTTGCAGGTCAAGCATCAACTGGCTGCGCTGCAAGCTGATGTGTTTGTGATGAACTTCGATATGTCCGACGTTGCCGACGATTACCACTATCGGCGAATGACGGCCATGTCGCGGGACGGTCTTCCGTTGAATTGTACGCATCCCAAATTATTGCCGGCTCCGAATACCGGGGCCTCGCCCGATTGCGAATTGTTGTTGCTGCTGCAATGGGGCAAACGGACGGCTTCGGAATTGGTGGCGGACAACATTGGCGATGGGGAGGCTGACAATATTTCGGTCGCCACTGGCCGTTACGCATGGCTGAAGGACGATCCACCCGATTGGTCGCCCTACATTGAGCAATCGATGGAACCGCTGCAGCAACTCAAGACTCTAACGCGAGGTTTATTCGCCGATCTACTCGTGGCCGCTGGTCCTGTGCCGTGGCAGATTTGTCCCACCGCAAGTGGTGGGGAGGCCCTGCGCAACGAGATCGGTGTTCCCGTTGGGACGCATTGCGCGAGTCGTCGGCCTTTTCAGATTTTGGCCGACTACTGCCAGCAAGAAACGATCACGATGTGTGATACGTCGCCGGCGTTTCAAGCTTCGGATGTCCCCGCTACGCTCTTCCAAGAAGAGACGTTGGGATATTCGCGAGAGGGACATCGCCTGTATGCGCGGGAATTGGCGAAACGCATCTTACGCAATTCCGCTGGAATCTGGGAACGTCCCCAATCGAGCAGCAATTCGCAACCGGCCCCACAAGCCACGACACATCGCGACCCTCGCTCTACACCGCAATGA
- a CDS encoding FliA/WhiG family RNA polymerase sigma factor: MATKIDPLVLETWQEYKKDQTNLQLRNKLMERYLPLVRYNAERVWAKLPEGVDLNDLISAGVFGLMDAIDAFDLERGVKFETYCVPRIRGAMLDELRTMDWVPRLVRSKASKLENARKKAEAEVGRPPTDSEIAAKMELTPEEFNKHKSEANAVNLVSLNKKWYETDSYKDVREIDVLEDGKGEDPTESIQRRDLMKLVTKGLNRNERLIIILYYYEELTMKEIGNTLGLSESRVSQMHSSIVNRLKDQLRRRRPEFAQ, translated from the coding sequence ATGGCAACAAAAATTGATCCGCTCGTTTTGGAAACCTGGCAAGAATATAAAAAAGACCAGACCAATTTACAGTTGCGGAATAAGCTGATGGAACGGTATTTACCGTTGGTGCGCTACAATGCCGAACGCGTCTGGGCCAAATTGCCCGAAGGTGTGGATCTGAACGATCTGATTTCCGCCGGCGTCTTTGGATTGATGGATGCCATTGATGCGTTTGATCTTGAACGCGGTGTGAAGTTCGAGACCTATTGCGTACCGCGGATTCGGGGAGCGATGCTCGATGAATTGCGGACGATGGATTGGGTCCCGCGTTTGGTCCGCAGCAAAGCCAGCAAATTGGAGAATGCGCGGAAAAAAGCGGAAGCCGAAGTGGGACGGCCTCCCACGGACAGCGAAATCGCCGCCAAAATGGAACTCACGCCCGAAGAGTTCAACAAGCACAAAAGCGAAGCCAACGCCGTCAATCTCGTCAGCTTGAATAAGAAGTGGTACGAGACAGATAGCTACAAAGACGTGCGCGAAATCGATGTGTTGGAAGATGGCAAGGGAGAGGATCCCACCGAATCGATCCAACGTCGCGATCTAATGAAGTTGGTCACCAAGGGCCTGAATCGTAACGAACGGCTGATCATCATCCTCTATTATTATGAGGAACTGACGATGAAGGAGATCGGCAACACGCTCGGGCTGTCTGAAAGTCGCGTGAGCCAAATGCACTCCAGCATTGTGAACCGCCTGAAAGATCAGCTCCGCCGCCGCCGTCCGGAGTTTGCCCAATAG
- the flhF gene encoding flagellar biosynthesis protein FlhF, with the protein MADVRTYRAETMQQALDVVRRELGPDAVILHTREIPQPRFLKWRRTSQRVEVTAGTGVNVRTPAARAVQPAAVASPPKAPVDDGGVSLEIDLSRTAAPEVFAPSPELLSPPPAPTREPVTERELPSVVSQPSGSQAADSSPISSQLRSIEQMVKSLSQTAAARRSDEVPSDLFHLYAELIDGEVEDTLAQEMVCRLKAECTDEELQDVQLAKARLSQMVQNELHCSGPIRVTPGQRRTVALVGPTGVGKTTTIAKLAANFRLRDGIRMGLVTVDTYRIAAVEQLRTYAEIIDLPMKVVTSPLEMRRAMDELSGLDLVLIDTAGRSPRDEPKIQELQNFLLEAKVDEVHLVMSLVASARSLETTARQFAVAGTTSVILTKLDEAAGMGALLSSARKIEAPVSYLTTGQDVPDDIETAEAERMARLVLGSESLFDH; encoded by the coding sequence ATGGCGGATGTGCGGACTTATCGAGCGGAAACAATGCAGCAGGCATTGGATGTCGTGCGGCGCGAATTGGGCCCTGATGCGGTGATTTTGCACACACGCGAGATCCCGCAACCGCGGTTTCTCAAATGGCGGCGTACCAGCCAGCGTGTAGAAGTCACTGCCGGGACTGGCGTGAATGTGCGGACACCCGCTGCACGCGCGGTTCAACCCGCCGCAGTCGCCTCGCCGCCGAAGGCTCCTGTTGATGACGGCGGTGTGTCGCTGGAGATCGATTTGTCGCGAACGGCGGCTCCGGAGGTGTTTGCACCGTCGCCGGAATTGCTCTCACCGCCGCCGGCTCCGACGCGTGAGCCAGTCACGGAGAGGGAATTGCCGTCAGTTGTGTCGCAGCCCTCGGGTTCGCAAGCTGCGGATTCGTCGCCGATTTCGAGCCAGTTGCGATCGATTGAGCAGATGGTCAAGTCGCTGAGTCAAACCGCGGCGGCGCGACGTAGCGATGAGGTTCCAAGTGATTTGTTTCATCTCTATGCGGAATTGATCGACGGTGAAGTCGAGGACACACTGGCTCAGGAAATGGTTTGTCGCCTAAAGGCGGAGTGTACTGACGAGGAGTTGCAGGACGTGCAACTCGCCAAGGCGCGTTTGTCACAGATGGTCCAAAACGAGCTGCATTGCAGCGGTCCGATTCGCGTCACGCCCGGGCAACGCAGAACGGTTGCCTTGGTGGGTCCTACGGGAGTCGGGAAGACGACGACCATTGCGAAGTTGGCGGCGAATTTTCGTCTGCGTGATGGAATTCGCATGGGTTTGGTGACCGTCGATACCTATCGGATTGCCGCTGTGGAGCAACTGCGGACCTATGCCGAGATTATTGATTTGCCGATGAAGGTTGTCACTAGTCCTTTGGAGATGCGGCGGGCGATGGATGAGTTGTCCGGGTTGGATCTCGTGCTGATTGACACAGCCGGTCGTAGTCCACGTGACGAACCTAAGATTCAAGAGTTGCAGAACTTCTTGTTAGAGGCCAAGGTTGACGAAGTGCATTTGGTGATGAGTTTGGTGGCGAGTGCACGTAGTTTGGAAACGACTGCTCGGCAATTTGCGGTGGCCGGAACGACATCGGTGATTCTCACCAAGCTTGATGAGGCAGCCGGCATGGGGGCATTGTTGTCCTCAGCCCGGAAGATTGAGGCACCGGTCAGCTATTTGACCACCGGCCAGGATGTCCCCGACGATATCGAAACGGCGGAGGCAGAGCGGATGGCGCGGTTGGTACTTGGGAGTGAGTCGCTGTTTGATCATTGA
- the hemG gene encoding protoporphyrinogen oxidase, translated as MNPAAPTSVRRVAVIGGGISGLSAAHRLTELRSESQQPLDIMLFEASDRLAGVMGTEEIDGYHVETGADSFITDKPWAVDLAKRLGLEDRLISPDANYRRSLVLHNGKPQPIPEGFMLLAPSKIGPVLKSPLLSPWGKLRLGMEYILPRGNNGQDESLAHFVRRRLGREVLDRIVQPLVGGIYTSDPEKLSLRATLPRFLDMEKEHRSLIRASRRQSARRKDNSGSGARYGLFATFATGISELFAALIASLKNCDVRMNTAVTRLTPGPENASATLETADGRHEEFDAVIAALPAYRVGDLVAAFAAPLAAQLQSIEYASSAIVVTGHRLADVANPLNAFGLVIPAVENRKILAVSFTSRKFPDRAPNDCVQLRTFVGGAMQPELLELDDEQLLSLVRGELAELLGVQGEPQIARIARYQQAMPQYHVGHLERVERIEAAAAALPFFELAGNAYHGVGIPDCVHSGEQAAERVFSRI; from the coding sequence ATGAATCCCGCTGCCCCCACCAGCGTGCGCCGCGTCGCTGTGATCGGCGGCGGAATCTCCGGATTGTCCGCAGCGCATCGTCTGACTGAACTGCGTTCCGAATCGCAACAGCCACTGGATATCATGCTCTTCGAAGCGAGCGACCGGTTGGCCGGTGTGATGGGGACCGAGGAAATCGATGGTTACCACGTCGAGACCGGTGCCGATTCGTTCATCACCGACAAGCCGTGGGCCGTCGATTTGGCCAAACGGTTGGGCTTGGAGGATCGTTTGATCTCCCCCGACGCCAATTACCGGCGGTCGTTGGTCCTGCACAACGGCAAACCGCAACCGATCCCTGAAGGGTTCATGCTGCTCGCCCCATCAAAAATCGGCCCCGTCCTCAAATCGCCCCTGCTCAGCCCCTGGGGCAAACTACGGCTGGGAATGGAATACATTCTGCCGCGCGGCAATAACGGACAAGACGAAAGCCTCGCCCATTTCGTGCGGCGACGTCTCGGGCGTGAGGTATTAGACCGAATCGTGCAGCCGTTGGTGGGAGGAATTTATACCTCCGACCCAGAAAAACTGAGTCTTCGTGCAACCCTGCCCCGTTTTCTCGACATGGAAAAAGAGCACCGCAGCTTGATTCGGGCATCACGCCGCCAATCCGCGCGACGCAAAGACAATAGCGGGAGCGGGGCGCGTTATGGATTGTTCGCCACTTTTGCCACCGGAATCTCTGAACTCTTCGCTGCCCTGATCGCCTCACTGAAAAATTGCGACGTCCGCATGAATACCGCCGTCACACGTTTGACGCCCGGCCCCGAGAATGCGTCGGCCACTTTGGAAACGGCCGATGGACGTCACGAAGAATTCGACGCGGTCATCGCCGCCCTGCCCGCTTATCGCGTCGGCGATTTGGTCGCGGCCTTTGCTGCGCCGCTGGCCGCGCAGTTGCAGTCGATCGAGTACGCCTCCAGCGCGATCGTCGTCACCGGGCATCGTCTCGCCGATGTCGCCAATCCGCTCAATGCGTTCGGCTTAGTCATTCCCGCGGTTGAAAACCGCAAAATTCTCGCCGTCTCGTTCACCAGTCGCAAGTTCCCCGACCGCGCTCCCAACGACTGCGTCCAACTCCGCACCTTCGTGGGAGGCGCCATGCAGCCGGAATTGTTGGAATTGGATGACGAACAACTCTTGTCCCTCGTGCGCGGCGAATTGGCGGAGCTACTCGGCGTCCAGGGAGAACCGCAAATCGCCCGCATCGCCCGTTACCAACAAGCCATGCCGCAATACCACGTCGGTCACCTGGAGCGCGTCGAGCGGATCGAAGCCGCAGCGGCCGCCCTCCCCTTTTTCGAACTCGCCGGCAACGCCTACCACGGCGTCGGCATCCCCGACTGCGTACATAGCGGCGAACAAGCTGCCGAACGGGTGTTTTCGAGGATTTGA
- the mqnE gene encoding aminofutalosine synthase MqnE, with the protein MKSATYDSQLREISTKIEACERVTYDEGVFLAEQVDVQTLGRLANLVRERKNGDFAYYNTNMHLNPTNVCVYRCTFCAFRSDLHADKAYEFTDDMIRERVAEAQAAGATEIHVVGGLHHQKDFDWYVNIIRVIHEACPEIHIKAWTAVEINWFCFKTKQSIPWVLEQLINAGLGSMPGGGAEIFHEDVRGKICEHKADGENWIDIHRQAHKLGLRTNATMLYGHIETEAHRVDHLCRLRALQDETGGFQTFIPLAFHPENTGLDQIQKPSGLTDLKVMALSRIMLDNFDHIKAYWIMLGQETAQLALSFGADDLDGTVVHEIIYHDAGAQTPEGLTVAQLTDLITEAGRIPVERDTLYRKVIRDGAAWHIGEPILTGAGV; encoded by the coding sequence ATGAAATCAGCAACCTACGACAGCCAGCTTCGCGAGATCTCCACCAAAATCGAAGCCTGCGAACGCGTGACCTATGACGAAGGCGTGTTTCTGGCCGAGCAGGTCGACGTGCAGACGCTGGGCCGGTTGGCGAATCTTGTCCGCGAACGCAAAAACGGCGATTTCGCGTACTACAACACCAACATGCACCTGAATCCCACGAACGTCTGCGTCTATCGCTGCACGTTCTGTGCGTTTCGATCCGACTTGCATGCGGACAAAGCCTACGAATTCACCGACGATATGATTCGCGAACGGGTCGCCGAAGCCCAGGCGGCCGGTGCCACGGAAATCCATGTTGTCGGCGGCTTGCATCACCAAAAAGATTTTGACTGGTACGTCAACATCATCCGCGTGATCCACGAAGCCTGTCCGGAGATCCATATCAAAGCCTGGACGGCGGTCGAGATCAATTGGTTCTGCTTCAAAACCAAACAATCGATCCCTTGGGTTTTGGAACAGCTCATCAATGCCGGTTTGGGAAGCATGCCGGGCGGCGGGGCGGAGATCTTTCACGAAGATGTCCGCGGCAAAATCTGCGAGCACAAAGCAGACGGCGAAAACTGGATTGATATTCATCGCCAGGCACACAAGCTAGGTCTCCGCACAAACGCGACGATGCTCTATGGCCATATCGAAACCGAAGCGCATCGCGTCGATCACCTCTGCCGACTCCGCGCCCTACAGGACGAAACCGGCGGGTTTCAAACCTTCATCCCACTGGCCTTTCATCCGGAAAACACCGGTTTGGACCAAATCCAAAAGCCAAGCGGATTGACCGACCTGAAGGTCATGGCACTCTCCCGCATCATGCTGGACAACTTCGATCATATCAAAGCGTATTGGATCATGTTGGGGCAAGAGACCGCGCAACTCGCACTCAGTTTTGGCGCCGACGATCTCGACGGCACAGTTGTGCACGAGATCATTTATCACGACGCCGGTGCCCAGACGCCCGAAGGGCTGACGGTCGCGCAATTGACCGATCTGATCACCGAAGCAGGCCGCATTCCGGTCGAACGCGATACGCTCTACCGCAAAGTGATCCGCGACGGGGCTGCCTGGCATATCGGCGAACCGATCCTGACTGGTGCCGGCGTCTAA
- a CDS encoding uroporphyrinogen-III synthase: MAESSETETHQPASFQSLRVCSFESRKGNEMRSLIERHGGLATIAPSMQEVPLGENPEALQFAEELFAGQIDIIAFMTGVGAKALLAAIETRYPREKFLDALRQTHCIVRGPKPAAVFRSWKVPFAGQAPEPNTWRELLTVFGEDLAGIVVAVQEYGRPSTEFYAALEQRGATVRPVTVYQWALPDDTEPLLSAIRATVAGDHDVLMFTSAQQLHNTLEVAETAGLKQDWLDAAANCVIASIGPTASEHLHSVGLPVDLEPDHPKMGHLVRAAAQAAPKILESKRGND; encoded by the coding sequence ATGGCAGAATCCTCCGAGACAGAGACCCACCAACCAGCCAGTTTCCAAAGCTTACGCGTCTGTTCCTTTGAAAGCCGCAAAGGCAATGAAATGCGGTCGCTGATCGAACGGCACGGCGGTCTGGCAACGATTGCCCCCTCGATGCAAGAAGTACCGCTCGGAGAAAACCCCGAAGCGTTGCAATTTGCCGAAGAGCTATTTGCCGGCCAGATCGACATCATCGCCTTCATGACGGGCGTTGGTGCCAAGGCACTCTTAGCGGCCATCGAAACCCGCTATCCCCGCGAGAAGTTTCTAGACGCGCTGCGGCAAACCCACTGCATTGTCCGCGGCCCGAAGCCGGCCGCCGTATTTCGCAGCTGGAAAGTCCCCTTTGCCGGACAAGCCCCGGAACCGAACACGTGGCGGGAATTGCTCACGGTTTTCGGCGAGGACCTTGCCGGCATAGTCGTTGCCGTGCAGGAGTACGGACGGCCTAGCACCGAGTTTTATGCGGCCTTGGAACAACGTGGGGCAACTGTTCGGCCCGTCACCGTTTATCAATGGGCACTCCCCGACGACACGGAACCGTTGCTTTCAGCAATCCGCGCGACCGTCGCGGGCGACCATGACGTGCTGATGTTCACCAGCGCGCAGCAACTGCACAACACGTTGGAAGTCGCCGAAACGGCGGGATTGAAGCAGGATTGGCTGGACGCTGCGGCGAATTGCGTCATCGCCTCCATCGGTCCCACAGCCAGTGAGCACCTGCATTCCGTCGGTTTGCCCGTGGACCTTGAACCGGACCACCCAAAAATGGGACACTTAGTGCGAGCCGCCGCTCAAGCCGCGCCGAAGATTCTAGAATCCAAACGCGGCAACGATTGA